A window of the Merismopedia glauca CCAP 1448/3 genome harbors these coding sequences:
- a CDS encoding LmeA family phospholipid-binding protein, whose amino-acid sequence MFGSLTGLKNQQGTDWGEKLLNNVASTTIRHLFTASESVEVQVRCFPSSKLLQGSIDSFKMSGTGLVIRRDFRVEEMSFETDAVSIDFSSVLGGQLRLKQPTQAIAQVVLTQADLNRSFEAELVKKKLENLSIPALDEIFEGETVSFTQIKVQLLENNRVRIDSEVVTGKGKTVPVSLTSTISVERRRRISFTEQQFEAEAIPESFRDISQTLTEALGEILNNMVDLDKFDLDGVTLRINRLETQGETLVFSGYAQIEDIPKNAKSGN is encoded by the coding sequence TCTTACAGGTCTAAAAAACCAGCAGGGTACAGATTGGGGGGAGAAACTCCTCAACAATGTAGCTAGCACGACTATTCGCCACTTATTCACTGCCAGTGAGTCAGTAGAAGTCCAGGTGCGCTGTTTTCCCTCTAGCAAGTTGCTCCAAGGTAGTATTGACAGCTTCAAAATGAGCGGTACTGGTTTAGTCATTCGGCGTGATTTTCGGGTGGAGGAGATGTCTTTTGAGACTGATGCGGTTTCAATCGATTTTAGCTCAGTCCTCGGCGGTCAATTGCGACTGAAACAACCTACCCAAGCGATCGCTCAAGTCGTACTCACTCAAGCTGACTTAAATCGTTCTTTTGAAGCTGAATTAGTCAAGAAAAAACTGGAAAATTTATCTATTCCGGCTTTAGATGAGATTTTTGAGGGCGAAACAGTTTCTTTTACTCAAATTAAGGTACAGCTTTTAGAAAATAACCGTGTACGGATTGACTCTGAAGTAGTTACAGGCAAGGGTAAAACTGTACCTGTGAGTCTGACATCTACCATCAGCGTAGAACGTCGCCGTCGCATCTCGTTTACAGAACAGCAATTTGAAGCTGAAGCAATTCCAGAGTCATTTCGAGACATTTCTCAAACCCTGACAGAAGCTCTAGGAGAGATTTTGAATAATATGGTGGATTTAGATAAATTTGACCTCGATGGAGTCACTCTGCGGATTAACCGTTTAGAAACCCAAGGTGAAACTTTGGTGTTTAGTGGTTATGCTCAAATTGAAGATATTCCCAAAAATGCTAAATCAGGCAATTAA